A single region of the Paenibacillus sp. genome encodes:
- a CDS encoding sensor histidine kinase, with translation MRRWLQRFLDLDLAKKLIIVNCALIVAPLSAMTLFAFASFERAMERNVGTYQLQALKQVTLNIDTYMNELNRLSLMPYQYEEILEFLGSERQVGQPLTLEEIDQLNSFVSKVFINGRVDIMGVSLYGERGASYVVLPESQYITTYKLDENADWLKRARGQFGQPTFITTHEVTSTSGTVYRVFSIARELRSFDTGRTLGYIVIDIDPESVRGILSQVKLGERESLYVQDKDGRLVIGSAPGAGERAAIGPLTGEGVRHLDPPNGGESLLVAHYTSSVTGWTTVGAVPIRELLKDSVVVRNSILPIGFVCIGLAITLSAAFAFGVTKPLRKLSRLMRKVEQGELQVKFAVSSGDEVGRLGHAFNTMVGKLSELGYLLYETELREKDAQIAALQSKINPHFLYNTLGSISMYAELEGNREIVLMANNLSRLLRYSLSSRRDMVTLRDELEHVGGYMAIQKLRYDDRVDYACDIDASALDCRMMPLLLQPIVENALNHGLDKGAGVGRIRISGGETDGVLRLAIEDDGIGLSLAQLEELRERLASAKDVGGTSGNGLLNVHRRLRLRFGEPYGIALDSMPYQGLKVVMTLPAIRRPEGADS, from the coding sequence ATGCGGAGATGGCTGCAGCGGTTTCTCGACCTCGACCTCGCGAAGAAGCTGATCATCGTGAACTGCGCCCTGATCGTCGCTCCGCTGAGCGCGATGACGCTGTTCGCCTTCGCGAGCTTCGAGCGGGCGATGGAGCGCAATGTCGGCACGTACCAGCTGCAGGCGTTGAAGCAGGTTACGCTCAATATCGACACGTATATGAACGAGTTGAACCGGCTGTCCCTGATGCCGTACCAGTACGAGGAAATTCTTGAATTCCTCGGCTCCGAACGACAAGTCGGGCAGCCGCTGACGCTGGAGGAGATCGACCAGCTGAACAGCTTCGTCTCCAAGGTGTTCATCAACGGCCGCGTCGATATTATGGGCGTGTCGCTGTACGGCGAACGGGGCGCCTCGTACGTCGTGCTGCCGGAAAGCCAATATATTACGACGTACAAGCTTGACGAGAACGCCGATTGGCTGAAGCGGGCCCGCGGCCAATTCGGGCAGCCGACGTTCATTACGACGCACGAGGTGACGTCGACGAGCGGCACCGTGTACCGCGTGTTTTCGATCGCGCGGGAGCTGCGCAGCTTCGATACCGGGCGCACGCTCGGCTACATCGTGATCGACATCGATCCGGAGTCGGTGCGCGGCATTTTGTCGCAGGTGAAGCTGGGCGAGCGCGAATCGCTGTACGTGCAGGACAAGGACGGACGGCTCGTCATCGGCTCGGCGCCCGGCGCGGGCGAGCGGGCCGCGATCGGCCCGCTGACGGGCGAGGGCGTCCGCCACCTCGACCCGCCGAACGGCGGCGAGAGCTTGCTGGTCGCGCATTATACCTCTTCGGTCACGGGCTGGACGACGGTCGGCGCGGTGCCGATCCGCGAGCTGCTGAAGGACAGCGTCGTCGTGCGCAACTCGATCTTGCCGATCGGCTTCGTCTGCATCGGCCTTGCGATCACGCTGTCCGCCGCCTTCGCGTTCGGCGTGACGAAGCCGCTGCGGAAGCTGAGCCGGCTCATGCGCAAGGTCGAACAGGGCGAGCTGCAGGTGAAGTTCGCGGTGTCGAGCGGCGACGAGGTCGGGCGGCTCGGCCACGCGTTCAACACGATGGTCGGGAAGCTGAGCGAGCTCGGCTATTTATTGTACGAGACGGAACTGCGGGAGAAGGATGCGCAAATCGCGGCGCTCCAAAGCAAAATTAACCCGCATTTCCTGTATAACACGCTCGGCTCGATCAGCATGTACGCGGAGCTCGAGGGCAATCGGGAAATCGTGCTGATGGCGAACAATTTGAGCCGGCTCCTTCGGTACAGCTTGAGCAGCCGCCGGGACATGGTGACGCTGCGCGACGAGCTCGAGCATGTAGGCGGTTATATGGCGATTCAGAAGCTCCGGTACGACGACCGGGTCGACTATGCCTGCGACATCGACGCGTCGGCGCTCGACTGCCGCATGATGCCGCTGCTGCTCCAGCCGATCGTCGAGAACGCCTTGAACCACGGGCTGGACAAGGGCGCCGGCGTCGGCCGCATCCGGATCTCCGGCGGCGAAACGGACGGCGTGCTGCGGCTTGCGATCGAAGACGACGGCATCGGCCTGTCGCTCGCGCAGCTCGAGGAGCTTCGGGAGCGGCTGGCGTCGGCGAAGGACGTCGGGGGGACGTCGGGCAACGGGCTGCTGAACGTCCACCGCCGCCTGCGCCTGAGGTTCGGGGAGCCGTACGGCATCGCCCTAGACAGCATGCCGTATCAAGGATTGAAGGTCGTCATGACGCTGCCGGCGATCCGCCGGCCGGAGGGAGCGGATTCCTAA
- a CDS encoding ABC transporter substrate-binding protein, whose product MKTKRRWLSLVSLVTSVAIIGAACSGGGSGGGSGSGDGGGNAGTGASNSGGGGGAASTKEILFWTPFSGADGAFMQDMVDKYNASQDAVKVNFVIQPSGEYYKQLDVALSTTGERPDLMIMHVDQIPTYVSKGQLAPMESLAQAAGIKKEDYVEAPVEYSTIDGKWYGIPLDIHPLVMYYNKDLFEKAGIAAPPSNMAEFEDAIQKLTDPGAGVYGYVLPTLWPQQFIFPTLVWQNGGDLWNGSDVAYNSPEAVEMVKWMRSLVERGISPGNVQQDGENTLFLQGKNAIQFNGPWMKGQFDEAGINYGIAPMPQLGKAKQAVFAGSHNFVIPATLTDQATLDAVGDFLKYVASNSIDWAKSGQALASKPMLESAEFKALPNSAIADSFSYVQFAPNVLNWPTIAEPIWGELSSALLGEKDPQQALDDAAAKSRQAMNK is encoded by the coding sequence ATGAAAACGAAAAGACGTTGGCTGAGCCTCGTGTCGCTTGTGACGTCCGTAGCAATCATCGGCGCGGCTTGCTCCGGAGGCGGATCCGGGGGCGGTTCCGGCAGCGGGGACGGCGGCGGGAACGCCGGCACCGGCGCGTCGAACTCCGGCGGAGGCGGAGGCGCGGCGAGCACGAAAGAAATTTTGTTCTGGACCCCGTTCTCGGGCGCGGACGGCGCGTTCATGCAGGACATGGTCGATAAATACAACGCTTCGCAGGATGCCGTGAAGGTCAATTTCGTCATTCAGCCCAGCGGCGAATACTACAAGCAGCTCGACGTGGCGCTGAGCACGACAGGCGAGCGCCCCGACCTGATGATCATGCACGTGGATCAAATTCCGACGTACGTAAGCAAAGGGCAGCTGGCTCCGATGGAATCGCTCGCGCAAGCGGCGGGCATCAAGAAAGAGGATTACGTGGAAGCGCCGGTCGAATATTCGACGATCGACGGCAAATGGTACGGCATTCCGCTCGACATCCATCCGCTCGTTATGTATTACAACAAGGATTTGTTCGAGAAGGCCGGCATCGCGGCGCCGCCGTCGAACATGGCGGAATTCGAGGACGCGATTCAGAAGCTGACCGACCCGGGCGCCGGCGTATACGGCTATGTGCTGCCGACGCTGTGGCCGCAGCAGTTCATCTTCCCGACGCTCGTCTGGCAGAACGGCGGCGACCTGTGGAACGGCTCGGATGTCGCGTACAATTCGCCGGAAGCGGTCGAGATGGTGAAGTGGATGCGGAGCCTCGTCGAACGCGGCATTTCGCCGGGCAACGTGCAGCAGGACGGCGAGAACACGCTCTTCCTGCAGGGCAAGAACGCGATTCAGTTTAACGGCCCGTGGATGAAGGGGCAGTTCGACGAAGCGGGCATCAACTACGGCATCGCGCCGATGCCGCAGCTCGGCAAAGCGAAGCAGGCGGTATTCGCGGGCTCCCATAACTTCGTCATCCCGGCGACGCTCACCGATCAAGCGACGCTCGACGCGGTCGGCGATTTCCTCAAATACGTCGCCTCAAACTCGATCGATTGGGCGAAGTCCGGGCAGGCGCTCGCGTCGAAGCCGATGCTCGAAAGCGCGGAGTTCAAAGCGCTGCCGAACAGCGCGATCGCGGACAGCTTCTCGTACGTGCAGTTCGCGCCGAACGTGCTCAATTGGCCGACGATCGCCGAGCCGATCTGGGGCGAGCTGAGCAGCGCGCTGCTCGGCGAGAAGGATCCGCAGCAGGCGCTGGACGACGCGGCGGCGAAATCGCGCCAAGCGATGAACAAATAA
- a CDS encoding response regulator transcription factor, producing the protein MPHHILVIEDEPTLSRLLSYNLTQEGYTVDTAETGGDGLLAASGRKYDLIVLDIMLPGMSGFEVLTKLRQQGDRTPIIILTARNAESDIVQGLKLGADDYMTKPFGVAELLARVSAVLRRSRPDEADPDPDEGQEKIIAVGDLKIYPEKYEVVLAGESIGLRPKEFEVLLYLVQRPGMVVTRDDLMNVVWGFDYVGGQRTVDVHVSSLRKKLEMNQQSVRIDSIRGVGYKLVIAKK; encoded by the coding sequence ATGCCGCATCATATTTTGGTTATCGAGGACGAGCCGACGCTATCCCGATTGCTTTCCTACAATTTAACTCAAGAAGGATACACGGTCGATACCGCCGAAACCGGGGGAGACGGATTGCTTGCGGCTTCCGGCCGCAAATACGACCTGATCGTATTGGATATCATGCTGCCCGGCATGAGCGGGTTCGAGGTGCTCACCAAGCTGCGTCAGCAGGGGGATCGGACGCCGATCATCATTCTGACGGCGCGCAACGCGGAGAGCGACATCGTGCAGGGGCTCAAGCTGGGCGCAGACGACTATATGACGAAGCCGTTCGGCGTGGCGGAGCTGCTCGCGCGCGTCAGCGCCGTGCTCCGCCGATCCCGTCCCGACGAGGCGGACCCGGATCCCGACGAAGGGCAGGAGAAGATCATTGCCGTCGGCGATTTAAAGATTTATCCCGAGAAGTACGAAGTCGTGCTGGCGGGGGAGTCGATCGGCCTCAGGCCGAAGGAATTCGAGGTGCTGCTGTACCTCGTGCAGCGTCCGGGCATGGTCGTGACGCGCGACGATTTGATGAACGTCGTGTGGGGCTTCGACTACGTCGGGGGGCAACGGACGGTGGACGTGCATGTTTCGTCGCTGCGGAAGAAGCTGGAGATGAACCAGCAGAGCGTCCGCATCGATTCGATTCGCGGCGTCGGCTACAAATTAGTCATTGCCAAAAAGTAG
- a CDS encoding family 43 glycosylhydrolase — translation MQRTEERTAAKPYAGHGGTFKNTIADIDTPDPSVVYNNGYYYMTFTHNGTDVMLMKSRTLDFREAERKVVWYPPVDTMYSANIWAPELQFIRGKWYIYFAADDGRNENHRMYALEADTADPMGSWTFRGQIADETNKWAIDGLVLELDDKLYIVWSGWEGDVNIAQNTYIAPMSDPLTISGPRVMISKPDLDWERAGGPPYINEGQAILQKDGRTFLFYSGAGSWTPFYSIGMLTLESGLDPLQPDNWMKAPQPLLTMNEETGVYGPGHNSFTTSPDGTEDWIVYHATSGKHDGWNNRKARAQRVLWSEDGLPSFEPALALDTPIEAPSSSGVFRAEHAREDGGALLFDSVTASVETAAPLLAHYVNESGKAAAAAVTANGTAAGEVALPPTKPGATGYAFANAPVPLAEGGNTIGIGGCGAGCRVLAVELPRFEAEAALTEGGAVAETNPFASGRGAAELPAGEEAAVRFLNVRVPASGTYTVTIAVSNATGAEASAAVRANGGKAATLTVPPGERSRFEPLALQLKLAAGANEIELRGATGALKIDYLDITAKD, via the coding sequence ATGCAGCGAACGGAAGAGCGGACGGCGGCAAAGCCCTACGCGGGCCATGGCGGCACGTTCAAAAACACGATCGCGGACATTGATACCCCCGATCCCAGCGTCGTTTACAACAACGGATATTACTACATGACGTTCACGCATAACGGGACGGACGTCATGCTCATGAAATCCCGGACGCTCGATTTCCGGGAGGCGGAGCGGAAGGTCGTCTGGTACCCGCCGGTCGACACGATGTATTCCGCCAATATTTGGGCGCCGGAGCTTCAATTCATTCGCGGGAAATGGTACATCTATTTCGCGGCCGACGACGGTCGGAACGAAAACCACCGTATGTACGCGCTGGAAGCCGATACGGCGGATCCGATGGGCTCGTGGACGTTCCGCGGACAAATCGCGGACGAGACGAACAAATGGGCGATCGACGGCCTCGTCCTGGAGCTGGACGACAAGCTGTATATCGTCTGGTCGGGCTGGGAGGGCGACGTGAACATCGCTCAGAACACGTATATCGCCCCGATGAGCGATCCGCTCACGATCTCGGGGCCGCGCGTCATGATCTCGAAGCCCGATCTGGATTGGGAACGCGCCGGCGGACCGCCGTACATTAACGAAGGCCAGGCGATCTTGCAAAAGGACGGGCGCACGTTCTTGTTTTACTCCGGCGCGGGCAGCTGGACGCCGTTCTACAGCATCGGCATGCTGACGCTGGAATCCGGCCTCGATCCGCTGCAGCCCGACAATTGGATGAAGGCGCCGCAGCCGCTGCTGACGATGAACGAGGAGACGGGCGTATACGGCCCGGGCCACAACTCGTTCACGACGTCGCCGGACGGGACGGAGGATTGGATCGTCTACCATGCGACGAGCGGCAAACACGACGGCTGGAACAACCGGAAAGCCCGGGCGCAGAGGGTGCTGTGGTCGGAGGACGGGCTGCCTTCGTTCGAACCGGCCTTGGCGCTCGACACGCCGATCGAGGCGCCTTCGAGCTCCGGCGTGTTCCGCGCCGAGCACGCGCGCGAGGATGGCGGGGCGCTGCTGTTCGACAGCGTGACAGCGAGCGTCGAGACGGCGGCGCCGCTGCTCGCGCACTACGTCAACGAGAGCGGGAAGGCTGCCGCCGCGGCGGTAACCGCGAACGGGACGGCAGCGGGCGAAGTCGCGCTGCCGCCGACGAAGCCGGGCGCAACCGGGTATGCGTTCGCGAACGCGCCGGTGCCGCTGGCGGAGGGCGGTAACACGATCGGCATCGGGGGCTGCGGCGCAGGCTGCCGCGTGCTCGCCGTCGAGCTGCCGCGCTTCGAGGCGGAGGCGGCGCTGACCGAGGGCGGCGCGGTCGCTGAGACGAATCCGTTCGCCTCTGGGCGCGGGGCGGCGGAGCTGCCCGCCGGGGAAGAGGCGGCCGTGCGTTTCCTGAACGTGCGGGTGCCGGCAAGCGGGACGTACACGGTTACGATCGCGGTATCGAACGCGACCGGCGCCGAGGCGTCCGCGGCGGTGCGCGCGAACGGCGGGAAGGCGGCGACGCTGACCGTCCCGCCCGGGGAGCGTTCCCGGTTCGAGCCGCTCGCTTTGCAGCTGAAGCTGGCCGCAGGCGCGAACGAGATCGAGCTGCGGGGGGCGACCGGCGCGCTGAAGATCGATTATTTGGACATTACGGCGAAAGATTAG
- a CDS encoding ABC transporter substrate-binding protein has translation MGSDRYGSSIRYRLILLLFGCAAALTGCAAADEAEPPVPPAAKGPVHVLEYWTPFSGGDNRFMTEMVDRFNAEHPEIEVRQTNSRLDDYYQRLRTAILAGNAPDVAIIHQTSLPQFVQNGYIEDVTEPAKRVGLALDGFNPNIREAVMYDGKLYSVPLDTHALVMYYNKSHLAAAGVLDASGKPLLEPGTAGFEAFLSRIRDHVPADVAPMAQPSTRIDSVWLWWSLYNQMEGGGAFYNEDSTAAALDNPKALEALEYVNGLYAKKLIPPDINDAFKLFYEGKAAVLITGMWGTGAFENAPGLDFGVVPVPVLYDRPAVWGDSHTLAIPTKHGMTDGKRDAVLTFARWMVEHGELWAKAGHVPSLAKAARSDAFQALKHRVEFAETADYVAYWPRHVKQWSIIEVLIQQFERMIYGRQTPAEALRNANETIDAELRK, from the coding sequence GTGGGCTCGGACCGGTACGGATCATCCATTCGATATCGACTCATATTGCTTCTGTTCGGCTGCGCCGCGGCGCTGACGGGCTGCGCCGCCGCGGACGAAGCCGAACCGCCGGTTCCGCCCGCCGCGAAAGGTCCCGTTCACGTCTTGGAATATTGGACGCCCTTCAGCGGCGGCGACAACCGGTTCATGACCGAGATGGTCGACCGGTTCAACGCGGAGCATCCGGAGATCGAAGTGCGGCAGACGAACTCTCGGCTGGACGATTACTATCAGCGGCTGCGGACGGCGATCTTGGCCGGCAACGCGCCCGATGTCGCCATCATTCACCAAACGAGCCTGCCGCAGTTCGTGCAGAACGGCTATATCGAGGACGTCACGGAGCCGGCGAAGCGGGTCGGCCTCGCGCTCGACGGCTTCAATCCGAATATTCGGGAAGCCGTCATGTACGACGGGAAGCTGTACTCCGTGCCGCTCGACACTCACGCGCTCGTAATGTATTACAACAAATCGCATCTCGCCGCGGCCGGCGTCCTCGACGCGTCCGGCAAGCCGCTGCTGGAACCCGGGACGGCCGGCTTCGAAGCGTTCCTCTCCCGCATCCGGGATCATGTGCCGGCCGACGTGGCGCCGATGGCGCAGCCGAGCACGCGGATCGATTCGGTGTGGCTGTGGTGGAGCCTGTACAACCAGATGGAGGGCGGCGGCGCTTTCTATAATGAAGACTCGACGGCGGCGGCGCTGGACAATCCGAAGGCGCTCGAAGCGCTCGAGTACGTGAACGGCCTGTACGCGAAAAAGCTGATCCCGCCCGACATCAACGACGCCTTCAAGCTGTTCTACGAAGGGAAGGCGGCCGTGCTCATCACGGGCATGTGGGGGACGGGCGCGTTCGAGAACGCGCCCGGGCTCGACTTCGGCGTCGTTCCGGTGCCCGTCCTGTACGACCGCCCGGCCGTGTGGGGCGACTCGCACACGCTGGCGATTCCGACGAAGCACGGCATGACGGACGGGAAGCGCGACGCGGTGCTGACGTTCGCCCGGTGGATGGTCGAGCACGGAGAGCTGTGGGCGAAAGCCGGCCACGTGCCGAGCCTCGCGAAGGCCGCCCGCAGCGACGCGTTCCAGGCGCTCAAGCATCGGGTCGAGTTCGCGGAGACGGCCGATTACGTCGCGTATTGGCCGCGTCACGTCAAGCAGTGGTCGATCATCGAGGTGTTGATCCAGCAGTTCGAGCGCATGATTTACGGGCGGCAGACGCCCGCGGAGGCGCTGCGCAACGCGAATGAGACGATCGACGCCGAACTTCGAAAGTAG
- a CDS encoding sugar ABC transporter permease translates to MYKAAWRSRFTSSLFVLPYLLCFAAFLLFPILYGIYISLHQFELLSAEHPFVGLRHYIGIFTPGTYLNSLFFNGLWATIQFVVYSVPLLIAVGLALALLVNALPRRARGFFRTVYFVPYALSASVMAVIWLMMFDTNAGFINSLLGRVDLNPVPWLTGRPWAWIALVLATLWWTIGFNMVIFINALNEVPEDLYEAASIDGAGAWRQFVDITLPSIRPVMLFVMITSTIASFNIYAQPFLLTRGGPGDSTKVLLINILDQAFIRKEVGSASAMAVLMALLMIAVSVVQYRFTYGKKGDAR, encoded by the coding sequence ATGTACAAAGCCGCTTGGCGATCCCGATTCACGTCGTCGTTGTTCGTACTGCCGTATTTGCTTTGCTTCGCCGCGTTTTTATTGTTTCCGATCCTGTACGGCATTTACATCAGTCTTCATCAATTCGAGCTGCTGTCCGCGGAGCATCCGTTCGTCGGGCTGCGGCATTATATCGGCATTTTCACCCCCGGGACGTATTTGAACAGCTTGTTCTTTAACGGATTATGGGCGACGATTCAATTCGTCGTCTATTCGGTGCCGCTGCTCATCGCGGTCGGCCTCGCCCTCGCGCTGCTCGTGAACGCGCTGCCGAGGCGCGCGAGGGGCTTTTTCCGGACGGTCTATTTCGTGCCGTACGCGCTCTCCGCGTCGGTCATGGCCGTCATTTGGCTCATGATGTTCGACACGAACGCCGGCTTCATCAACAGCTTGCTCGGACGCGTCGACTTGAACCCGGTGCCTTGGCTGACGGGGCGGCCGTGGGCGTGGATCGCGCTCGTGCTGGCGACGCTGTGGTGGACGATCGGCTTTAATATGGTCATTTTCATTAACGCGCTCAACGAAGTGCCGGAAGATTTGTACGAAGCGGCGTCGATCGACGGCGCGGGCGCCTGGCGCCAATTCGTCGACATTACGCTGCCGTCCATCCGGCCCGTCATGCTGTTCGTCATGATCACGTCGACGATCGCATCGTTCAACATTTACGCCCAGCCGTTCCTGCTGACGCGCGGCGGCCCGGGCGACAGCACGAAGGTGCTGCTCATCAACATTCTCGATCAGGCGTTCATCCGCAAGGAAGTCGGCTCCGCGTCGGCGATGGCCGTGCTGATGGCGCTGCTCATGATCGCCGTGTCCGTGGTGCAGTACCGGTTCACGTACGGAAAGAAGGGGGATGCGCGATGA
- a CDS encoding sensor domain-containing diguanylate cyclase translates to MILFSGLVFLSVLTTTVIQLAVGYRSERELLYDTTLELNQENAQKMAVTMDAMFTSMRSTLQYGADAMTDLGGEHELRVYLDLLRNGGRMFNSLVLADDAGVVVGSSPDHLGIDGKRLTSKAAVEALRLKAPYMSQPYIALTGRMIVLITEPVYGQGGDYRGFLAGTVYLQEDNVLSDAFGGRTEEASGTYAYIVDKDGFYVYHPDPSLIGERMAEVEVAEALSREGNGHLATKGDSGDSALAGYATVESNGWSIAVQTPVEAVEAELRRHTLDRLMFLVPSCLALLAVAVYLARRMAEPFVALSVVARKLTSGGTVPESLLRGHWNREADTLGKTMLLALRSVQEDAERLTTEAMTDPLTGLGNRRSLREAIAGFTAGGGAFAVLILDIDRFKSINDTFGHGVGDEVLRFLSGVVRGALPSGGTCYRLGGEEFVVLLAGADAAAAFPSAERIRGTLERTPSPTGASVTVSIGVADYPERGADEESLLVAADAALYEAKAQGRNRTIIAKKDRP, encoded by the coding sequence ATGATCTTATTCAGCGGGCTTGTTTTTTTGAGCGTGCTGACGACGACCGTCATCCAACTGGCGGTCGGCTACCGCTCGGAGCGGGAGCTTCTGTATGACACGACCTTGGAGCTGAATCAAGAGAACGCGCAGAAAATGGCCGTGACGATGGACGCGATGTTCACGTCGATGCGTTCGACGCTGCAGTACGGAGCCGACGCGATGACGGATCTCGGCGGCGAACACGAACTTCGGGTGTATCTCGATTTGCTTCGCAACGGGGGCCGCATGTTCAATTCGCTGGTGCTCGCGGACGACGCCGGCGTCGTGGTCGGCTCGTCGCCGGACCATCTCGGCATCGACGGGAAGCGGTTGACGTCGAAGGCCGCCGTCGAGGCGCTGCGCTTGAAAGCTCCGTACATGTCTCAGCCGTACATAGCGCTGACGGGACGGATGATCGTCTTGATTACGGAGCCGGTATACGGGCAAGGCGGGGACTATCGAGGATTTCTGGCGGGAACCGTGTACTTGCAGGAGGACAATGTGTTGTCCGACGCCTTCGGCGGACGTACGGAGGAGGCATCGGGCACGTACGCATATATCGTCGACAAAGACGGGTTTTACGTCTATCACCCGGATCCGTCGCTCATCGGCGAGAGGATGGCCGAGGTCGAAGTCGCGGAGGCGTTGTCCCGCGAGGGGAACGGGCACCTCGCAACGAAGGGGGACTCCGGCGATTCGGCGCTGGCAGGTTACGCGACGGTCGAGTCGAACGGATGGAGCATCGCGGTGCAGACGCCGGTCGAAGCCGTCGAGGCGGAGCTGCGGCGGCATACGCTGGACCGGCTGATGTTCCTCGTGCCGAGCTGTCTGGCGCTGCTCGCCGTCGCGGTGTATCTCGCGCGGCGCATGGCGGAGCCGTTCGTCGCGCTGTCGGTCGTCGCCCGCAAGCTGACGTCGGGCGGTACGGTGCCGGAATCGCTGCTGCGCGGCCATTGGAACCGCGAAGCGGACACGCTCGGCAAGACGATGCTGCTCGCCTTGCGCTCGGTGCAAGAGGACGCGGAGCGGCTGACGACCGAGGCGATGACCGACCCGCTGACCGGGCTCGGCAACCGCCGTTCGCTGCGGGAGGCGATCGCGGGCTTTACCGCCGGCGGCGGAGCGTTCGCCGTGCTCATATTGGACATCGACCGGTTCAAATCGATCAACGACACGTTCGGACACGGCGTGGGGGACGAGGTGCTGCGCTTCCTGTCCGGGGTCGTGCGCGGCGCGCTGCCGTCCGGGGGGACGTGCTACCGGCTCGGCGGCGAGGAGTTCGTCGTGCTGCTCGCCGGCGCCGACGCGGCGGCGGCGTTCCCGTCGGCGGAGCGCATCCGCGGGACGCTGGAGCGGACGCCGAGCCCGACGGGCGCCAGCGTCACCGTCTCGATCGGCGTGGCGGACTACCCCGAGCGAGGCGCGGACGAGGAAAGCCTGCTCGTCGCCGCCGACGCGGCGCTGTACGAAGCGAAGGCGCAGGGACGCAACCGCACGATTATCGCAAAGAAGGACCGCCCGTGA
- a CDS encoding carbohydrate ABC transporter permease has product MRKALLMLLAIAAAIVFLLPLVWMLSTAFKNDFEALAGQMNFIPKKPTVDNFVAGLTGKLMNVPITRWIANSLSVGIAGTALVLWIDSMAAYALARLEDVPFRRTLLSTFIASLMIPGVLTFLPMYLEFNALGLINTYGALVLPYTAYAFGVFLLYQFFAAFPKEIEEAARIDGANKWEVYAKVLLPSSVPIMVTLGIFTFMGIYNDFVWPLYATTSPDMRTITAGIAMMAQGSYTQAYGKLMAMTTIAALPVLLVFLFGQRSFVRAITQSGIK; this is encoded by the coding sequence ATGAGAAAGGCGCTGCTGATGCTGCTGGCGATCGCGGCGGCGATCGTCTTTCTGCTGCCGCTCGTTTGGATGCTGTCCACGGCGTTCAAGAACGACTTCGAGGCGCTCGCCGGCCAAATGAATTTCATTCCGAAAAAGCCGACCGTCGACAACTTCGTCGCCGGTCTCACGGGTAAGCTCATGAACGTGCCGATCACGCGGTGGATCGCGAACTCGCTGTCCGTCGGCATCGCCGGCACCGCGCTCGTGCTGTGGATCGACTCGATGGCGGCGTACGCGCTGGCGAGGCTCGAAGACGTGCCGTTCCGCCGCACGCTGTTGTCGACGTTCATCGCGTCGCTTATGATCCCCGGCGTCTTGACGTTCCTGCCGATGTATTTGGAATTCAACGCGCTCGGGTTGATCAATACGTACGGCGCGCTCGTCCTGCCGTACACCGCCTACGCGTTCGGCGTGTTTTTGCTGTATCAGTTTTTCGCCGCGTTCCCGAAGGAAATCGAGGAGGCCGCGCGCATCGACGGCGCGAACAAGTGGGAGGTGTACGCGAAAGTGCTGCTCCCGTCGTCCGTCCCGATCATGGTGACGCTCGGCATTTTCACGTTCATGGGCATTTACAATGATTTCGTATGGCCGCTGTACGCGACGACGTCGCCGGACATGCGCACCATTACGGCGGGCATCGCGATGATGGCGCAAGGCAGCTACACGCAGGCGTACGGGAAGCTGATGGCGATGACGACGATCGCCGCGCTGCCGGTGCTGCTCGTGTTCCTGTTCGGGCAGCGCTCGTTCGTAAGAGCGATCACGCAGTCGGGCATTAAGTGA
- the sda gene encoding sporulation histidine kinase inhibitor Sda gives MIRKLPIETLIQVYRDSLKYALDREFIELLEQELFRRKALNASMLEGLPAERDAERAI, from the coding sequence ATGATTCGGAAGCTGCCGATCGAAACATTGATTCAAGTGTACCGAGATTCATTGAAATACGCCCTGGATCGGGAATTTATCGAACTGTTGGAACAGGAATTGTTTCGCCGCAAAGCGTTGAACGCTTCGATGCTGGAAGGTTTGCCCGCCGAACGCGACGCAGAACGAGCGATATAG